In Synechococcus sp. RS9909, one genomic interval encodes:
- a CDS encoding inositol monophosphatase family protein, whose amino-acid sequence MVASPLTAQQLNGVHQLLDRVAERQRQDFGHIVSDVKPDGTLITACDRWSDATIVAGLASLAPGEGVLSEEGVKSVPESPAYWVVDPLDGTTNFAAGIPYWAISVARCVDGQPMEAFLEVPSLRQRIVAIRGKGAWRNGKRLTPQTRLAADSACVSLCSRAIRVLQHRPDHPFPGKIRLLGVASLNLLSVAMGQTVAALEATPKIWDLAAAWLVLAELECPLRWLAANPGDLRPGMDLAETDFPVLAAASSQQLDRLMPWGEALLGR is encoded by the coding sequence GTGGTGGCCTCTCCGCTCACTGCCCAGCAGCTGAATGGCGTCCATCAGCTCCTGGATCGGGTCGCTGAACGTCAACGCCAGGATTTCGGCCACATCGTTTCGGATGTCAAGCCCGACGGCACCCTGATCACGGCCTGTGATCGCTGGAGCGACGCCACGATCGTGGCGGGCTTGGCGTCTCTGGCCCCCGGGGAAGGGGTGCTGAGTGAGGAGGGGGTGAAATCGGTTCCTGAGAGTCCGGCCTATTGGGTGGTCGATCCCCTGGATGGCACCACCAACTTCGCCGCCGGCATTCCCTATTGGGCCATTTCCGTCGCCCGTTGTGTGGACGGGCAGCCGATGGAGGCTTTTCTGGAGGTGCCATCCCTTCGGCAGCGGATTGTTGCCATTCGCGGCAAGGGTGCCTGGCGCAACGGCAAACGCCTCACGCCCCAGACCCGCCTGGCGGCTGACAGCGCCTGTGTGTCGCTCTGCAGTCGGGCGATCCGTGTGTTGCAGCACCGCCCCGACCATCCGTTCCCCGGGAAGATCCGGTTGCTCGGCGTTGCCAGCCTCAATCTGCTCAGTGTGGCGATGGGCCAAACCGTGGCCGCGCTCGAAGCGACGCCCAAGATCTGGGATCTGGCGGCGGCCTGGTTGGTGTTGGCGGAACTGGAGTGCCCCCTGCGCTGGTTGGCGGCGAATCCGGGCGATCTGCGGCCGGGGATGGACCTGGCTGAAACGGATTTCCCCGTGCTGGCGGCCGCGTCGTCTCAACAGCTCGATCGCCTGATGCCTTGGGGTGAGGCGCTTTTGGGCCGCTGA
- a CDS encoding TolC family protein translates to MRRSAASCLLLAGVVAAGVPLQVRAQAEPAEAAAGSEAAQAGALIDQSTLPTAIELKGSRPQADPSVLAPAATTLPGDLAPLQAPPNLALPDTPAQVRIRELRPLTLQQAERLMEVNNPSLKAVKSQVEQAKSQLRAAISSWYPTVNLSANGLPQYFAGERQDFGSNRFINPTTGLQEEDGQLTNSSQWTANFAAQVQWNLIDPARVPQIAAARDNFEKARDTYLITLRELRLQAATAYFELQRADEQVRIGQQSVRASLVSLKDARARFQAGVATKLEVLEAETQLARDQQVLTNGLGRQSQARRALAALLDLPQDISPTAAMPARVIGIWQPSLQESVVAAYAFREELDRIILDISISNSNANAALAAVQPILSIYNTFQTGRYSGETNAIPPVETDYYGWNLDNAVGLSATWNIFDGGRARAEYRRNKQRAQENEFNFAAERDRIRNEVEDSYYDLRTANQDIYTTSREVLSSRESLRLARLRFQAGVTTQREVVDTQRDLTQAQVRYADAILLYNNSIAQLRRRTGLDQVEACQVNQLPAERPAEDDTYVVPIEPSPNRPACIASQVAAQG, encoded by the coding sequence GTGCGCCGGTCTGCTGCCAGCTGTCTCCTCCTTGCAGGCGTTGTCGCTGCTGGCGTTCCCCTGCAGGTGCGCGCTCAGGCTGAACCGGCTGAAGCTGCAGCCGGTTCGGAAGCGGCCCAGGCCGGCGCCCTGATCGATCAATCCACCCTGCCCACGGCGATCGAGCTCAAGGGCAGCCGCCCCCAGGCTGATCCTTCCGTGCTGGCGCCTGCGGCCACCACCCTTCCCGGCGATCTGGCGCCGCTGCAGGCTCCCCCCAATCTCGCCCTCCCCGACACGCCCGCCCAGGTGCGCATCCGTGAGCTCCGTCCGCTCACGCTGCAGCAGGCCGAGCGGCTGATGGAGGTCAACAACCCCAGCCTCAAGGCGGTCAAGAGTCAAGTGGAGCAGGCGAAGTCCCAGCTGCGTGCTGCCATTTCCTCCTGGTATCCCACGGTCAACCTTTCAGCGAATGGTCTTCCCCAGTATTTCGCTGGTGAGCGTCAGGATTTCGGATCCAATCGCTTCATCAATCCCACCACAGGCCTTCAGGAGGAGGATGGTCAGCTCACCAACAGCAGCCAGTGGACGGCGAATTTTGCTGCTCAGGTGCAGTGGAACCTGATCGATCCGGCTCGGGTGCCCCAGATCGCCGCCGCGCGCGACAATTTTGAAAAGGCCCGCGACACTTACCTGATCACGCTGCGGGAACTGCGACTTCAGGCCGCGACGGCCTATTTCGAGCTCCAGCGTGCCGACGAGCAGGTGCGCATCGGTCAGCAGTCGGTGCGAGCCTCCTTGGTGAGCCTTAAAGATGCCCGCGCCCGCTTTCAGGCCGGGGTGGCCACCAAGCTGGAGGTGCTCGAGGCCGAGACCCAGCTCGCTCGCGACCAGCAGGTGCTCACCAACGGCTTAGGCCGTCAGAGCCAGGCCCGCCGTGCCCTCGCTGCCCTGCTCGATCTCCCTCAGGACATCAGCCCCACCGCTGCCATGCCCGCCCGGGTGATCGGCATCTGGCAGCCCTCCCTTCAGGAGAGCGTGGTGGCCGCCTATGCCTTCCGCGAAGAGCTGGATCGCATCATCCTCGACATCTCGATCAGTAACAGCAATGCCAATGCTGCCCTTGCTGCGGTGCAACCGATCCTCTCGATTTACAACACATTCCAGACCGGTCGCTACTCCGGTGAAACCAACGCCATCCCACCGGTGGAAACCGATTACTATGGCTGGAATCTTGATAATGCCGTCGGACTTTCCGCCACCTGGAACATCTTTGATGGCGGCCGTGCCCGAGCTGAGTATCGCCGCAACAAGCAGAGAGCTCAGGAGAACGAGTTCAACTTCGCTGCTGAGCGCGACCGCATCCGGAATGAGGTCGAAGACAGTTATTATGACTTGCGTACGGCTAATCAAGACATCTACACCACATCGCGTGAGGTTCTCTCTTCGAGGGAGTCGCTGCGATTGGCTCGCCTGCGCTTCCAGGCTGGTGTGACCACCCAAAGGGAAGTGGTGGATACCCAGCGGGATCTCACCCAGGCCCAGGTGCGCTATGCCGATGCCATCCTTCTTTACAACAACAGCATCGCTCAATTGCGCCGGCGCACCGGCCTGGATCAGGTGGAAGCCTGTCAGGTGAATCAGCTTCCCGCTGAAAGGCCCGCTGAAGACGATACCTACGTGGTGCCGATCGAGCCATCACCGAATCGCCCCGCCTGCATCGCCTCCCAGGTCGCCGCTCAGGGATAA
- a CDS encoding TIGR03279 family radical SAM protein — translation MWNEPTAGVASSALRPDSASRQPAPAVVAAVEPGSIGEQLGFEPGDQLLSINGIRPRDLIDYRYLIVEEDLHLEVRDAAGGHHAVDLEKEADDGLGLQFTEALFDGLRQCNNHCPFCFIDQQPPGHRSSLYLKDDDYRLSFLYGSYLTLTNLTDADWQRIESQRLSPLFVSVHATDPQLRSRLLENPRAAVLMDQLRWFAERDLQIHAQVVVCPGLNDGEALDRTLKDLAQFAAGDWPAVLSAAVVPVGLTRFRPAGDGLVPVDPAQASLVIAQVERWQNRFQERLGSRFAWLSDEWYLIAGLPLPPRDAYEDLPQQENGVGSIRAFLEALDQASLELPERAVRPLRSSWVVGRLVEQALAPVTARLNAVDGVSLRLYGLPSPYWGQDQVVTGLLTGEDLISGLAGCDLGDQLLLPSVMLRQGEPVFLDDMTLEALEAALPVSIRIVHGAADIVAAALGDTDKSH, via the coding sequence GTGTGGAATGAGCCCACCGCAGGGGTCGCCTCGTCGGCTCTGCGTCCCGACTCGGCATCGCGACAACCCGCCCCGGCGGTGGTGGCCGCGGTGGAGCCCGGCTCGATCGGGGAGCAGTTGGGCTTTGAGCCCGGTGATCAGCTCCTCAGCATCAACGGCATCCGTCCTCGCGATCTGATTGATTACCGGTATCTGATCGTGGAGGAAGATCTGCACCTGGAAGTGCGCGATGCGGCGGGGGGTCACCACGCCGTCGACCTCGAGAAGGAGGCCGATGACGGCCTGGGCCTGCAGTTCACCGAAGCGTTGTTCGATGGTCTGCGCCAATGCAACAACCACTGCCCCTTCTGCTTTATCGATCAGCAGCCGCCAGGGCATCGCAGCAGCCTTTACCTCAAAGACGACGACTATCGCCTCAGCTTTCTCTACGGCTCTTATCTCACCCTCACCAATCTCACCGATGCCGACTGGCAGCGCATTGAGAGCCAGCGCCTCTCGCCGCTGTTTGTGTCGGTGCATGCCACCGATCCGCAGTTGCGCAGCCGACTTCTGGAGAACCCCCGCGCGGCCGTGCTCATGGACCAACTGCGTTGGTTCGCGGAGCGAGATCTGCAGATCCATGCCCAGGTGGTGGTCTGCCCGGGGTTGAACGATGGCGAAGCTCTGGATCGCACCTTGAAGGATCTGGCGCAGTTTGCCGCTGGCGACTGGCCCGCCGTGCTTTCGGCGGCCGTGGTGCCCGTGGGGCTCACCCGGTTTCGGCCGGCTGGTGATGGCCTCGTGCCGGTGGATCCAGCCCAGGCCAGCCTTGTGATCGCCCAGGTGGAGCGCTGGCAGAACCGTTTCCAGGAGCGTCTCGGCAGTCGCTTCGCCTGGCTGTCGGATGAGTGGTATCTGATCGCTGGACTGCCCTTGCCTCCGCGGGACGCCTATGAAGATCTCCCCCAGCAGGAAAACGGTGTCGGCAGCATCCGCGCCTTCCTGGAAGCGCTCGATCAGGCCAGCCTCGAACTGCCGGAGCGCGCTGTGCGGCCCCTGCGCAGCAGTTGGGTGGTGGGGCGATTGGTGGAACAGGCGCTCGCTCCGGTAACAGCGCGCCTCAATGCGGTGGATGGGGTGTCGCTCCGCCTCTATGGCTTGCCCAGTCCCTACTGGGGCCAGGATCAGGTGGTCACCGGCCTGCTCACGGGGGAGGATCTGATCAGCGGTCTGGCTGGCTGCGATCTCGGCGATCAGCTGCTGCTGCCGTCGGTGATGTTGCGCCAGGGAGAGCCGGTGTTCCTGGATGACATGACGCTCGAAGCCCTCGAGGCGGCCTTGCCCGTTTCGATTCGAATCGTGCATGGAGCAGCTGACATCGTGGCCGCCGCTCTCGGAGACACGGACAAAAGCCACTAA
- a CDS encoding undecaprenyl-diphosphate phosphatase, translated as MTDVATAPGLLEACWRNLVLGVVQGLTEFLPISSTAHLKIVPVLAGWGDPGVSVTAVIQLGSIVAVIAYFRRDLQEVLQGISHAIGRGQWREPEARLGLAMAIGTVPILIAGLAIKLFWPGYETSPLRSVPAIAVVSIVMALLLSLAETIGPRLKQLTQVEGRDGLVVGLAQVLALVPGVSRSGSTLTASLLDGWQRQDAARFSFLLGIPAITIAGLVELKGAFSEPSGGGVLPLLVGIVAAAIVSWLAIDWLIKYLQRHSTWIFVIYRLLFGVLLLVWWSGSASN; from the coding sequence ATGACCGACGTTGCCACCGCGCCTGGGCTCCTGGAGGCCTGTTGGCGCAACCTTGTGCTCGGTGTGGTGCAGGGGCTGACGGAATTTCTGCCGATCAGCAGCACCGCCCATCTCAAGATCGTGCCGGTGCTGGCCGGTTGGGGGGATCCCGGCGTGTCGGTGACCGCCGTGATCCAGCTGGGCAGCATCGTGGCGGTGATCGCCTATTTCCGTCGCGATCTGCAGGAGGTGCTGCAGGGCATCAGCCATGCGATCGGGCGGGGGCAGTGGCGGGAGCCGGAAGCCCGCCTCGGCCTCGCCATGGCCATCGGCACGGTGCCGATCCTGATCGCCGGTCTGGCGATCAAGTTGTTCTGGCCGGGCTATGAAACCTCGCCGCTTCGCAGTGTTCCCGCCATCGCTGTGGTGTCGATTGTGATGGCCTTGCTGCTCTCCCTGGCCGAGACCATCGGCCCACGGTTGAAGCAGCTCACCCAGGTGGAGGGGCGTGATGGTCTTGTGGTGGGTCTGGCCCAGGTGCTAGCGCTCGTTCCCGGTGTGTCCCGCTCCGGCAGCACGCTCACCGCCTCTCTGCTTGATGGCTGGCAGCGTCAGGATGCAGCCCGCTTCTCCTTTCTGCTCGGGATTCCTGCCATCACCATCGCCGGTCTGGTGGAGTTGAAGGGTGCCTTCTCTGAGCCCAGCGGCGGCGGGGTGTTGCCCCTGCTGGTTGGCATCGTTGCGGCGGCGATCGTGTCCTGGCTGGCGATCGACTGGTTGATCAAATACCTCCAGCGGCACAGCACCTGGATCTTTGTGATCTACCGGTTGCTCTTCGGGGTGCTGCTGCTCGTCTGGTGGTCCGGCTCCGCATCAAACTGA
- a CDS encoding DUF3120 domain-containing protein has translation MSSGLIRTAAVSPDALNDQNLVLTLPRLTAPSQAGRWAAALVVLPVFLQAPWVRLHPFSAGAFTLVLLAVAISLGVQQEPSRSRAGGLLLGFSGSWLAGTVFWGWLRVHPAWHLPVEAMALPLALAGLNSRWRLGCAFYLSSLLGTALTDLAMALTGVMRLWPQVLNAPLDQAQPLLHEAAISLQQPGSIAILAAFAALILGLAQALRQRGVSDGSGDPSWTVAAAVLVTTLVIDGLFLLSATLQPSLSGLI, from the coding sequence TTGTCGAGCGGCCTGATCAGAACGGCTGCTGTCAGCCCCGATGCGCTCAACGATCAGAACCTGGTTCTGACGCTTCCAAGGCTCACAGCCCCCAGTCAGGCCGGGCGCTGGGCCGCTGCGCTTGTGGTGTTACCGGTCTTTCTGCAGGCTCCCTGGGTACGCCTGCACCCTTTCAGCGCCGGCGCTTTCACCCTGGTTCTGCTGGCGGTGGCGATCAGCCTGGGGGTTCAGCAGGAGCCCTCCCGCTCCCGTGCCGGCGGACTCCTGCTCGGCTTCAGCGGTAGCTGGCTGGCTGGCACGGTGTTCTGGGGCTGGTTGCGCGTGCATCCGGCCTGGCATCTACCGGTGGAAGCGATGGCCCTGCCCCTGGCTCTCGCGGGGCTCAACAGTCGCTGGCGCCTCGGCTGCGCCTTCTATCTCTCCTCCCTGCTGGGCACGGCACTCACCGACCTGGCGATGGCCCTCACGGGAGTGATGCGGCTTTGGCCCCAGGTGCTGAACGCGCCGCTCGATCAGGCTCAGCCGCTGTTGCATGAAGCGGCAATCAGCCTGCAGCAGCCAGGCTCCATCGCCATTCTGGCGGCCTTCGCCGCACTGATCCTCGGCCTGGCCCAGGCGCTGCGCCAGCGCGGTGTCAGCGATGGCAGCGGCGATCCGAGCTGGACCGTGGCCGCCGCCGTGTTGGTCACCACGCTGGTGATCGACGGGTTATTTCTCCTGTCGGCCACCCTTCAGCCGAGCCTGAGCGGCCTGATCTGA
- the psbU gene encoding photosystem II complex extrinsic protein PsbU, giving the protein MKRLVSWLTGVMLMAGLVLGLLSPAAVYADDLRNVADDKIAERGDKVDLNNSSVRRFQQFPGMYPTLAGKIVLGGPYNSVDDVLNLDLTERQKELFEKYRDNFVVTAPSIALNEGFDRINDGQYR; this is encoded by the coding sequence ATGAAGCGGCTGGTCTCCTGGCTGACTGGTGTGATGCTGATGGCCGGCCTGGTGCTGGGCCTGCTCTCTCCCGCCGCTGTGTATGCGGATGACCTGCGCAACGTTGCCGACGACAAAATCGCCGAACGGGGTGACAAGGTTGATCTGAACAATTCCTCGGTGCGCCGTTTTCAGCAGTTCCCTGGGATGTACCCGACCCTGGCTGGCAAGATCGTGCTTGGTGGGCCCTACAACAGCGTCGATGACGTGCTCAATCTCGATCTCACCGAGCGCCAGAAGGAGCTGTTTGAGAAGTACCGCGACAATTTTGTGGTGACCGCACCGTCGATTGCACTCAATGAAGGCTTCGACCGCATCAACGACGGTCAGTACCGCTGA
- the nadB gene encoding L-aspartate oxidase: MTPQQPWNEPIPPGPWDVIVVGAGAAGLMTCLELPAGLRILLLNRNTGRRSSSRWAQGGIAAVTRPNDTAASHASDTMRAGAGLCDQDAVNLLVEAAPNCVTRLQELGMAFDRNSNGSLATTLEAAHSHHRVLHVQDRTGRALVDVLRERVEQRDGLLHRRGVRVTRLWVDRGRCCGVQVLDGPTLRWIGARAVVLATGGGGHLYANTTNPTQACGEGVALAWRAGAAVEDLEFVQFHPTALRLSGAPCFLISEAVRGEGAVLVDARGGNPVAQLAGGNLAPRDQVSRALVRAMQEQGSDHMGLDLTPIPQERARQRFPTILERCQSFGLHPLKEPIPVAPAAHYWMGGVATDLQAATNLPGLFAVGEVACTGLHGANRLASNSLMECLVFARQLGQIALPERSPAVALSGPGTPSSDARALEHRSELSVDTMIASIEIWRQRCWQVAGVDRDARAMDQALRLARSELTRLEAQAPVQLVETQAVHAQHHLEERSRRELNLLLDLQHRLRASALLFEACLFRRESRGGHYRNDAPWPMPQWQCHSRQQWGQAISTRPINR, encoded by the coding sequence ATGACACCGCAGCAGCCATGGAATGAACCGATTCCTCCGGGCCCCTGGGATGTGATTGTCGTCGGTGCCGGCGCCGCCGGGCTGATGACCTGTCTGGAGCTGCCGGCGGGCCTGCGCATCCTGCTGCTGAACCGCAACACCGGGCGCCGTTCCTCCAGTCGCTGGGCCCAGGGGGGCATCGCCGCCGTGACACGCCCCAACGACACGGCCGCCAGCCATGCCAGCGACACCATGCGCGCTGGTGCCGGCCTCTGCGATCAGGACGCGGTCAACCTGCTGGTGGAAGCCGCACCCAACTGCGTCACACGCCTGCAAGAGCTGGGCATGGCCTTCGATCGCAACAGCAATGGCAGCCTCGCCACCACCCTGGAGGCGGCCCATAGCCACCATCGTGTGCTGCATGTGCAAGACCGCACCGGCAGGGCCCTGGTGGACGTGCTGCGGGAGCGCGTTGAACAGCGGGACGGGCTGCTGCACCGCCGCGGTGTGAGGGTCACACGCCTCTGGGTGGACCGAGGCCGCTGTTGCGGTGTGCAGGTGCTCGATGGCCCGACCCTGCGCTGGATCGGAGCCCGGGCCGTGGTGCTGGCCACCGGCGGCGGTGGCCACCTGTATGCCAACACCACCAATCCCACCCAGGCCTGTGGTGAGGGGGTGGCCCTGGCCTGGCGGGCCGGTGCGGCGGTGGAGGATCTGGAGTTCGTGCAATTCCATCCCACGGCCCTGAGGCTGAGCGGCGCCCCCTGCTTTCTGATCTCCGAAGCTGTGCGGGGTGAGGGGGCCGTGCTGGTGGATGCCAGAGGCGGCAACCCGGTAGCCCAGCTCGCCGGTGGCAACCTTGCGCCACGCGATCAGGTCAGTCGCGCCCTGGTGCGCGCCATGCAGGAGCAGGGCAGCGACCACATGGGGCTGGATCTGACCCCGATTCCGCAGGAGCGGGCGCGCCAACGCTTCCCCACGATCCTGGAGCGCTGCCAGAGTTTCGGCCTCCACCCCCTGAAGGAGCCGATCCCGGTGGCGCCTGCCGCCCACTACTGGATGGGGGGCGTAGCCACGGATCTGCAGGCCGCCACCAACCTGCCGGGTCTGTTCGCCGTGGGAGAAGTGGCCTGCACCGGCCTCCACGGCGCCAATCGCCTGGCCAGCAACTCCCTGATGGAATGCCTCGTGTTCGCCCGGCAGCTGGGGCAGATCGCACTGCCGGAAAGGTCGCCGGCCGTTGCCCTCTCCGGCCCAGGCACCCCAAGCTCAGACGCAAGGGCGCTGGAGCACCGCAGCGAACTGAGCGTCGACACCATGATCGCCAGCATCGAGATCTGGCGGCAACGCTGCTGGCAGGTGGCCGGCGTCGATCGGGATGCCCGCGCCATGGACCAAGCCCTGCGGCTGGCCCGTTCGGAGCTGACGCGCCTTGAAGCCCAAGCACCGGTGCAGTTGGTGGAGACCCAGGCGGTGCACGCGCAGCATCATCTAGAGGAACGCAGTCGGCGCGAATTGAATCTGCTGCTCGATCTGCAACATCGACTCCGGGCCAGCGCCCTGCTGTTCGAAGCCTGCCTGTTCCGCCGAGAGAGTCGCGGCGGTCACTACCGCAACGACGCCCCCTGGCCAATGCCCCAATGGCAGTGCCACTCCAGACAGCAATGGGGCCAGGCGATCAGCACCCGCCCCATCAACCGCTGA
- a CDS encoding vitamin K epoxide reductase family protein, with product MATTRLTSRRRQDSGSKWVRIAMAVLATVGVIDTGSITLKRWGLLGSLSCPGGAEGCDKVLNSAWGTIARGDGFSIPLSFVGLLAYLAVLVMAILPLLPGLAENKTDLSRRTWWGLFTVATGMAVFSLVLVGLMVFKIQAFCFFCVLSALISLTLLVLAVAGGGWEDPAPLLFRGVLLALAVLLGGLIWASVVDPDRPGAPVTGPGAPPAVTTASNASTLALAEHLTASGAVMYSAYWCPHCHEQKELFGKEATEQLKVVECAPDGQNSQTKLCQQKGIEGFPTWEINGKLDSGVKPLKSLAKLSDYKGPSDF from the coding sequence ATGGCCACCACCCGCCTCACCAGTCGCCGCCGGCAGGACTCCGGATCGAAATGGGTGCGCATCGCCATGGCCGTTCTGGCCACGGTGGGGGTGATCGATACGGGCTCGATCACCTTGAAGCGGTGGGGGCTGCTCGGGTCCCTCAGCTGCCCCGGCGGCGCCGAGGGCTGCGACAAGGTGCTCAACAGCGCCTGGGGAACGATCGCCCGAGGGGATGGCTTCAGCATCCCCCTGTCCTTTGTGGGACTGCTGGCCTATCTGGCCGTGCTGGTGATGGCGATTCTTCCCCTGCTCCCGGGGTTGGCGGAGAACAAAACCGATCTGTCCCGCCGCACCTGGTGGGGTCTCTTCACGGTGGCGACGGGCATGGCCGTGTTCAGCCTCGTGCTTGTGGGGCTGATGGTCTTCAAGATCCAGGCCTTCTGTTTCTTCTGCGTGCTCTCGGCCCTGATCTCGCTGACGCTGCTCGTGCTGGCCGTGGCGGGAGGGGGCTGGGAGGATCCGGCGCCGCTGCTGTTTCGGGGCGTCTTGCTGGCGCTGGCCGTTCTGTTGGGCGGTCTGATCTGGGCCTCGGTGGTGGATCCCGACCGTCCGGGTGCACCGGTCACCGGTCCGGGCGCACCGCCTGCGGTTACCACCGCCAGCAATGCCTCCACCCTCGCTCTTGCCGAACACCTCACCGCCTCTGGTGCGGTGATGTATTCCGCCTATTGGTGCCCCCATTGCCATGAACAGAAGGAGCTCTTCGGCAAGGAAGCCACCGAACAACTCAAGGTTGTGGAATGTGCGCCGGATGGCCAGAACAGCCAAACCAAGCTCTGCCAGCAGAAGGGCATCGAGGGATTTCCCACCTGGGAGATCAACGGCAAGCTGGATTCAGGCGTGAAGCCTCTGAAATCCCTGGCCAAGCTCTCCGATTACAAAGGACCGTCCGACTTCTGA
- the rimO gene encoding 30S ribosomal protein S12 methylthiotransferase RimO, with protein sequence MVQQRRRPTVAFAHLGCEKNRVDTEHMLGLLEQAGYGVSSDEQDASVVVVNTCSFIQDAREESVRTLVGLAEQGKELIIAGCLAQHFQEELLESLPEAKAIVGTGDYQHIVDVLQRVEAGERVNQVSPVPTFVANEHLPRHRTSGEAVAYLKVAEGCDYRCAFCIIPHLRGNQRSRPIESIVAEAHQLAAQGVKELILISQITTNYGLDLYGKPRLADLLHALGEVEIPWVRVHYAYPTGLTPEVLAAYRDVSNVLPYLDLPLQHSHPDVLRAMNRPWQADVNERLLDQIRDQLPDAVLRTTLIVGFPGETEAHFEHLATFLERQRFDHVGVFTFSPEDGTAAATLPGRVEAEVAVARKDRLMMLQQPISAARNNAWVGRTVDVLIEQHNPSSGAMIGRCARFAPEVDGEVLVQPGANNLQAGPGTMVPVQITGGDVYDLSGHLVGAAAMVAAARTNL encoded by the coding sequence ATGGTTCAGCAGCGCAGGAGGCCCACCGTGGCCTTTGCCCATCTGGGCTGCGAGAAGAACCGGGTGGACACCGAGCACATGCTCGGCCTGCTCGAGCAGGCCGGCTACGGCGTCAGCAGCGATGAGCAGGACGCCTCCGTGGTGGTGGTGAACACCTGCAGCTTCATCCAGGACGCCCGCGAAGAATCGGTGCGCACCCTGGTGGGCCTCGCCGAGCAGGGCAAGGAACTGATCATTGCCGGCTGCCTGGCCCAGCATTTCCAGGAGGAACTGCTGGAGTCACTGCCGGAAGCCAAGGCGATCGTGGGCACTGGCGATTACCAGCACATCGTGGACGTGCTGCAACGGGTCGAGGCCGGCGAGCGCGTCAACCAGGTGAGCCCGGTGCCCACCTTTGTGGCCAATGAACATCTGCCCCGACATCGCACCAGCGGCGAAGCGGTGGCCTACCTCAAGGTGGCGGAGGGTTGCGACTACCGCTGCGCCTTCTGCATCATTCCCCACCTGCGCGGCAATCAACGCTCCAGACCGATCGAATCGATCGTGGCGGAAGCTCACCAGCTGGCGGCCCAGGGGGTGAAGGAGCTGATCCTGATCAGCCAGATCACCACCAACTACGGCCTCGATCTCTACGGCAAGCCGCGCCTGGCCGACCTCCTGCATGCCCTCGGCGAGGTGGAGATCCCCTGGGTTCGCGTCCATTACGCCTATCCCACCGGCCTCACGCCTGAGGTGCTGGCCGCCTATCGCGACGTGAGCAATGTGCTGCCCTATCTCGACCTTCCCCTGCAACACAGCCATCCCGACGTGCTGCGAGCGATGAATCGTCCCTGGCAGGCGGATGTGAACGAACGGCTTCTCGATCAGATCCGCGACCAACTCCCCGATGCCGTGCTGCGGACCACGCTGATCGTGGGATTTCCCGGTGAAACGGAGGCCCACTTTGAACACCTCGCCACGTTCCTCGAACGTCAGCGCTTTGACCATGTGGGCGTGTTCACCTTCTCCCCGGAGGACGGCACTGCGGCGGCGACACTGCCGGGCCGGGTCGAGGCCGAGGTGGCGGTCGCCCGGAAGGATCGCCTGATGATGCTGCAGCAACCGATCTCCGCCGCCAGGAACAACGCCTGGGTAGGACGGACCGTGGACGTGCTGATTGAGCAGCACAACCCATCCAGTGGCGCGATGATCGGTCGTTGCGCCCGCTTTGCCCCCGAGGTGGATGGCGAAGTGCTGGTGCAACCGGGCGCCAACAACCTCCAGGCGGGTCCGGGAACGATGGTGCCGGTGCAGATCACCGGCGGCGATGTCTACGACCTCAGCGGCCATCTGGTGGGCGCCGCCGCGATGGTGGCGGCAGCACGCACCAACCTGTGA